The sequence below is a genomic window from Lolium perenne isolate Kyuss_39 chromosome 4, Kyuss_2.0, whole genome shotgun sequence.
CTCATATATCTCCAACTgtagctattgaagattggatgccgacgTAGCCGTGTGCTTGTTGGGATGATaacatcatgtctttggttgtcaccaaagtctgtcaaggagctgaccttcttcctccgtggacttgcactttttgcagtcatctgggatcaagtcctcagttcttgactagtaatttttaggccagctacAAGAAGTTGACGATTTCGGGAGTACCTCAACAactacctcttcgaagacctcacGTCCCCGGGATGTTGAGCAAGAAGACTACGCAGATTTTCCTCCGCCTCAACATAGAAGACCGAACACCAGGCACTGCTTCGCAACCAACTGCCCCGAAAATCCATGTTGGAGTCCATAAGAGCAAAATGAAGACggcaacatatgtgaccagcccccaaaccaataggatggataggacaaactcaatcgctttgattgagctacccccacgcATTAGGCATTCCATGGGTACTTAGGTTACCAtgcctggtttgatgattgcttgtagttcccttgtgtgctgccttgagtgtcttttgtttgtttgttgtgtgtataaTTGTCTTGGCTTTTCGGTCTGAAAAACACCCTTAGTGTGATAAACTAGCTTAGAAAGCCTCCCaaagatgttttcaccctcacctacctcgccgatattttgctaactgctagttagttggataaGTTAACAAAAAGCTCTAACTCTACccccgttagcagttgtttttcaaaCATCAGGAAAACTAACCCAAACCCCCATCTACGCTAACTTCCTTCAATATCCATTTGGAGCATCTCGactacgccaagaaagaagaagccctaccttcaagaatgactgcacctctgcgagaagacatactaatttggactaaccttggagcataatcgcgctaacctcgaggatattttcttgaaaactaccctctaacacaccgtctaacaagttgagtgaacaatagcgtcaaagccaagctacatcacatggttcatctggtcctcatcaagtgaaggctcctgaagatacctcaagactcaagactttaggcgtagtttacccgctaacttcttagttgctactaaagtcagcaccgaccctcaagctgaagattgtcttcgacgacccctgttgctgcttcatatgggtaccaaccaggcgtttcatcAACTTATTAACTCACGGCGCGTCCCctatggtttagttaacaccgtgagtgcctcttgaagttgcggtctgcacgtcgcccctgaagattcttcaactgagtaCGGAAGATCGATGACTCCTTCAGAAGCCCCCGACAGGACCGCAAGGTAGAAGCTCTAAGATTttccgaaagcccgatgaaaaatcttaagggtggaagtcttccactaaaagttggagctaaccctaacattttaaacctttctaacTCATCGTTGGAAATGTGggatgcactaacccctcttgaagccgtggactacTCAACGCCCGCTGAAGATGTTCAACTCCAAAGATCAATGGCTTCTCCaaaaagcgcccgacaagacccgtggccgaagcttacagtttttaacgccccctccccgatgaacaattttaagggtggaagactttgtcttccactaaatttaagctaactctaaaaagttttcaaccctgctcaaGCACCATTGGGTGCACTAACTCTCCCACAATCATGAACCCCGCTAGGATCATTAAGAAGGTATAGATCCAACTTCTGCACGGAGTCGTcagcctcttcatgaagctcgccatcgtcAGAAATCCATCATGTCTCTCACAACCTGAAGTTGCGACCCTCTCCACACAAAGGCATAAAAATGGAGTCTAATTTtcgttaaactttacaacccctccagttctacgctcagtaatctcgggacgagattattttaagggtggaagatctgtaacaccccaacttttgcaaccttgattaattgtccatatttcaaaaattagggggaacaaaaactttttttctatagactaatttagatgagttgccttgatttatttgttgtgatgaattgctttgatctgccgctagatatattgtcttgatttcttgttgagttctgtgttgagtacctcaaagaacaacacctctagtggtcaaacatacaactcacctaaaaaaaaaacatatgtgacttaggtaaaattgttttcctttttactacatcaaactcttctcctgatggcaacatgagtgtgccatcttgatattcctatttgtgttagtccagctcaaaccatccttgaatccaaaatttgggatcatctaccctcatcacatccttctcttatacccactcatcataggttgattctgaagccaagtcaacaatctgttttggcaagcttataagttccagactttggcagttgatatctaagcaaccaccactgttattgttgacctcaatgcatggatctcatctatgcaacatcctcttcaacctccacgtcttgcatgtctcagtcaatccttgcagctcatattttcaacttgatcttgtaccctatccaatgttttacctcaagatcacttccttcacttttacctcttgtttttattcaagtttaatcttcaaaaaaccaagattgggaatgatgggtacattttgaggccaccatctacccttgagaacactcctccctaaattagttttctttctcaaaaaccctattgtttttccttctctagttttgatcacaaaactacttctagttttataaaatcttttcaggatatttcttcaaagaaaacaaagaactgaaataggttttgtttttcatcccatttctaccaagtaatgatttctaaaacattattttcttttttgttttccattttacaaaaagcttgtttatggtacctataccatttcttgtcttcctcttgcttattttacatttgagaaaaactctacttcacttgagaaagtaagtagaacattttgacctcctatgttccaactagtttctctcaacattttcaaattccattccacttgagttcattcccaattgaggtgtttcaaatccctttcaaataaattctttattttcaaatgacaatccttgcacatcttatgcacatcactgatttaccacattgtatcccctcatcctccaattcttgatcaaatggatgatcatttgatactttcaaatggactcccttcaactaaaccctagactcagggagtatttcaaaccactcccaattgacctctttttTTTAGAACAACTTATTTGTCCTCATACCTATCTCACTCCCCCATTCTTTTCCATCAACACCTTGACCTCTTGAATTGATTTTATGCCACCATATTCACCATTGGTATTGTATCTGTACTTCCATCACTACCCCTCTAAACCTTGGATCTATCTCTTTCCATCATTTGTTTGCCACAAACAAAGTGATAACAAATTTTCCTTTTAATGCATATCACTCTCACTCTCCATTTCTATCTCTATGTCTCAACCTCCATCAacattacctcctcaacatcatgcacatggatgatgtgcatctctctctcattgttcatttttgtttggcaagaatggagccggccaatttGTGTTTGCATTCAAAATTCGGCCAGCACTATCTCCCCTTTTCCTTCTTATACAAGCCATGCCTCCCACCTACCCCAATCCATAAATGGGCAGCCTCCCAACCAactcaatcaatgaggaggctacctcccaaccaactcaatcaatgaggaggcagccaacccaccccctctccctctatataaaggggcttggcagcccactccctcctcacttgctctcatttcccactctccactcctctccactcctcccctttgcctcatttcttttcactccctactatttcctccactccctcacactctcctcctccacttccccacgaaaatggtgctccccttgctcccatggccggccatagccatggcaagccaccaagatgaagctctccccctccctcaagctcatcctcaccatgagagcctccctctccttcttctccctaaccttagatggtttaatctcctcttcttctccctccattgctaagattggatcttgatgcaggtgcatgttggtccaagcatggagaaggttgagctatcctcagatctgaagttcttgagcaaagttcgtccaaaaccttgcagtaatttctgtttcttgctgtttcagattctggtacgatcttgtaaaatccgccaaatctcgtgtgcagatccaaatcgagtggttcaaagttctgcagataggtactgaaaatatctacaacttggcgttggtctcatcctcaaattcgttacggattttgcatgataaataaagttctgcaaacatgcagaatcattgtttgttagatttcttccgttttacaaaacctttttgagcaaactcaattttgggtgaaagccctctccagtaccttcattttggcgttgggttcacttcaaatgacctaatggaattgaaatggttcacagatcaagatctggtcagatctgactttgtcgaattaaatcaggagcttggaaacgaatttttgaatgaaaccagttgggtaagaaccacctttacaatacctttcagatgcagctgacctcatatttttatgagttgtgtacgatttgtggtgaattaaacttattctgtgtgttctgcagacatggctgttagcttttaattcatcaaaaatccatttttgaacctaattgagtgattccacttctgtaggattgctgattgttttcttaatcatctcaaacaagtttcaaacctttatctgttctgcaactccatagttaaagcaaatggtgaaaacatgcagtgaacttgtaaatccatttgtgagagtttcagaaatattttggacccaaatccaattgcgtgtgaatctctgtttaaatacctttcaaatgccagtggcctcatatttttaggatgtttctacgatttatggcttagagatcttgttttctgtacagtcagattcaaagaaattcctaaaattgtaggtttgatatttttgggtgtttccaattgggttagtcttgtattagtactggccatctaggaaaaatagtgttagtctctgttcatgcattttcgttactgttagtaaggtatatgtgtgacatgcattgttggaccAAAACTTGTTGGGTTTATTTAaaaaccttgaccaactctttttattagaaatgggcaacctttgttttatgtttgcaaaacaaaatctctgcaatttaacattagctcttttgttttgcttaagttttcaaatggtagggcatatcatttgcttcctattcttgtgtggtgttatgtgagcaaactaagttaggaaaactgttttctactttttccaaaaatgtttgaaaatgttttgtgaatgtatttgatgtcaaactaatgcttttgtcctctttatgatgttatctaccaggggatgtttggtttatactatggtgataaccgagagaggcaattgctaagttgtgatactctcatacctttactaggtaaataacatgggttttctttaagttgtttgtggtatctataagtcctttgtatggtagctctttattgaatggttaaattatggttgttgtatgtttgttttgttggtgcaatgtgattgattgtgttccttttatattttccggcgatagacgcgagcaattccggagaagaagaagaagtggaattggacaaggattttatttatattgttgggattcttatattgatggagttgaagaagtacagggacaaataagccaaggcaagccatcttttgatctctgatccggtgtctagttggatgtcatttgttgatgttcaaagcaccttcattctatgtgtgttattatctctatttatgtcatctatgtgtgattgcaagtggggtactccctagtggtgatgctccactattgtccttgtgttatgggatgcatggtaacatggccgtgctattccacttggtgatcttgtatgctcaacttgagcatgttccatctcaagatattaacttacaccacacccaccccctttgtagtatagaggtatcaatgtcatgatcttggtgtattcttggagaatatgttggatagtgacactccactatctaagttgtgtaattagcaccacaaatctgagagtatattcctccttgtgttgtcataatacatgcttaccttaagcaagtatgatccactccactacccctttatacctcatctatggcgggatgactctcatctcggccgtagtgcaatactagttcaactcatgaaactataggttgggaacccctcaaggttttccttgttgtaaatgtttatgaaaaccttgggtgaggcaattttacccaagcgtatggtttatgaaaggaaaggatcttgacaaagatggttggaaagaggaaatgtgtgtgtgacttgggtttttgagaaaaacgacacatggttctctgtattcgcccggaacaattaacccgcgcaaccacactactccaacgtgggcacggggcttagcttgacgtttgttcttcttagcatgaggcaccgcacaactat
It includes:
- the LOC127321516 gene encoding uncharacterized protein isoform X2, which produces MQVHVGPSMEKVELSSDLKFLSKIQIEWFKVLQIDQDLVRSDFVELNQELGNEFLNETSWGMFGLYYGDNRERQLLSCDTLIPLLDASNSGEEEEVELDKDFIYIVGILILMELKKYRDK
- the LOC127321516 gene encoding uncharacterized protein isoform X3, yielding MLVQAWRRFWYDLVKSAKSRVQIQIEWFKVLQIDQDLVRSDFVELNQELGNEFLNETSWGMFGLYYGDNRERQLLSCDTLIPLLDASNSGEEEEVELDKDFIYIVGILILMELKKYRDK